In Brucella melitensis bv. 1 str. 16M, a genomic segment contains:
- a CDS encoding cobalt-precorrin-5B (C(1))-methyltransferase: protein MNDETTPANKNPEKAELRCGWTTGACATAATKAALTALITGEFPDPVGIILPKGEVPYFQLAYEGLGEGYAMAGIVKDAGDDPDVTHGATIISTVYPAPPGTGIIFRAGEGVGTVTREGLAIPPPGEAAINPVPRRMMTEICEAICAEYGLPADLVITISVPGGEEIAQKTWNPRLGIIGGISILGTTGVVHPFSCSAWIHSIHRGIDVARAAGQKHVLGATGSTSEDAAQALYNLPDFAILDMGDFAGGVLKYLREHPIDRLTIAGGFAKLTKLAQGALDLHSSRSQVDKGFLWQIAERAGAPADMKERILLANTAMEVLELTQSIGIDIAGPIALEARQTALKTLRGAPVEVEIIVTDRKGNILARV from the coding sequence ATGAACGACGAAACTACCCCCGCAAATAAAAACCCTGAAAAAGCAGAACTTCGGTGCGGCTGGACGACGGGCGCTTGCGCGACAGCCGCCACCAAGGCTGCCTTGACGGCGCTTATCACCGGCGAATTTCCCGATCCGGTGGGCATTATTCTGCCCAAGGGCGAAGTACCCTATTTCCAGCTTGCCTATGAGGGACTGGGCGAAGGCTATGCCATGGCGGGCATCGTCAAGGATGCGGGCGACGACCCGGATGTAACGCATGGCGCAACCATCATCTCGACGGTCTATCCCGCCCCGCCCGGCACCGGCATCATCTTTCGCGCGGGCGAAGGCGTCGGCACGGTCACGCGCGAGGGGCTCGCCATCCCCCCCCCCGGCGAGGCGGCGATCAACCCGGTTCCACGCCGCATGATGACAGAAATATGTGAGGCAATATGCGCTGAATACGGCCTCCCCGCCGATCTCGTCATCACCATATCGGTTCCCGGCGGCGAAGAAATCGCACAGAAAACATGGAACCCACGCCTCGGCATCATCGGCGGCATATCCATTTTGGGCACCACGGGCGTCGTGCATCCTTTCTCCTGTTCGGCATGGATCCATTCCATCCATCGCGGCATCGATGTTGCGCGCGCTGCCGGGCAAAAACATGTTCTCGGCGCAACCGGCTCCACCTCAGAGGATGCCGCGCAGGCGCTCTATAATCTGCCCGATTTCGCCATTCTGGATATGGGCGATTTTGCAGGCGGCGTTCTCAAATACCTGCGCGAACACCCCATCGACAGGCTCACCATTGCGGGCGGCTTTGCCAAGCTCACCAAACTTGCCCAAGGCGCGCTTGACCTCCATTCGTCGCGCTCACAGGTGGATAAGGGCTTTCTCTGGCAGATCGCCGAACGCGCTGGCGCACCGGCAGACATGAAGGAGCGGATTCTCCTTGCGAACACGGCAATGGAAGTGCTTGAATTGACTCAATCAATCGGCATCGACATTGCAGGGCCGATCGCGCTTGAAGCAAGGCAAACGGCGCTCAAAACCCTGCGCGGCGCGCCAGTCGAAGTCGAGATTATCGTTACGGACCGCAAGGGAAACATTCTTGCCCGCGTCTGA
- the cobM gene encoding precorrin-4 C(11)-methyltransferase, with the protein MTVHFIGAGPGAADLITVRGLRLIENCPVCIYAGSLVPKEVVAGAPKNARLIDSSSLTLDEIIAEMEVAHAQGLDVARVHSGDSSIYGAMAEQMRRLDALGIAYDVTPGVPAFAAAAAAMKQELTIPELNQTIILTRTSMKSSAMPEGEDLAALGKSGATLVIHLSIRNLAKIESDLTPLYGADCPVVVAYRVGWPDEQILRGTLCDIAGKIEASGLRRTAMIFVGRGLDPKNFRDSALYHEAHSHAARSKV; encoded by the coding sequence GTGACTGTTCATTTCATTGGCGCCGGTCCGGGCGCAGCCGATCTTATCACGGTGCGGGGTTTGCGGCTGATCGAAAACTGCCCTGTCTGCATCTATGCGGGCTCGCTTGTGCCGAAGGAGGTTGTTGCCGGGGCGCCGAAGAATGCGCGTCTGATCGACAGTTCTTCGCTGACGCTCGATGAGATTATTGCCGAAATGGAAGTGGCACATGCCCAGGGTCTCGACGTTGCGCGGGTGCATTCTGGCGACTCGTCGATTTATGGCGCGATGGCAGAACAGATGCGCCGGCTGGATGCGCTTGGTATTGCCTATGACGTGACGCCGGGTGTGCCTGCCTTTGCGGCGGCGGCTGCCGCGATGAAGCAGGAACTGACTATTCCGGAACTCAACCAGACCATTATCCTCACGCGCACGTCCATGAAATCATCGGCCATGCCGGAAGGCGAGGATCTTGCAGCGCTTGGCAAATCCGGTGCGACGCTGGTGATTCATCTTTCCATTCGCAATCTGGCAAAAATCGAAAGCGACCTGACACCCCTTTACGGTGCTGACTGCCCGGTGGTGGTCGCTTACCGGGTCGGCTGGCCGGACGAGCAGATTTTGCGCGGAACGCTTTGCGACATTGCCGGGAAAATTGAAGCGTCCGGCCTCAGGCGCACGGCGATGATCTTTGTCGGGCGTGGGCTCGATCCCAAAAACTTTCGCGATTCGGCCCTCTATCATGAAGCGCATAGCCACGCGGCGCGCTCAAAAGTTTAA
- a CDS encoding cobalt-precorrin-6A reductase — protein MPASEPKILILGGTAEAASLASAFTALPVAAITSLAGRTAAPAKLSGPVRSGGFGGADGLAAYIEAEGIGLVIDATHPYAARISQNAVIATEATKIPLVRLERPLWEKQPGDNWIDIANETEAARAIPPGENVFLALGRQHIAPFAKRADVHFVIRMIDPPEVTLPRHCEIILARPGDYDAEADFLTRRRIGLIVSRNSGGTVSYAKIGAARDLALPVMMIARPPVAAKTVVATVPQAIAFARSVLNF, from the coding sequence TTGCCCGCGTCTGAGCCAAAAATCCTCATCCTTGGCGGAACGGCGGAAGCAGCAAGCCTTGCCAGCGCCTTCACCGCCCTGCCGGTCGCGGCCATCACCTCGCTTGCGGGACGCACCGCTGCTCCTGCAAAACTGAGCGGCCCGGTTCGCAGCGGCGGCTTTGGCGGAGCGGATGGCCTTGCCGCCTATATCGAGGCCGAGGGAATAGGCCTCGTGATTGACGCGACACATCCCTATGCCGCGCGCATTTCGCAAAATGCCGTCATTGCCACGGAAGCAACGAAAATCCCTCTTGTCCGGCTGGAGCGCCCGCTTTGGGAGAAGCAGCCCGGCGACAACTGGATCGATATTGCAAACGAAACAGAAGCCGCGCGCGCCATTCCCCCCGGCGAAAATGTCTTTCTGGCGCTTGGCCGCCAGCACATTGCGCCTTTTGCAAAGCGCGCCGATGTTCATTTCGTCATCCGCATGATCGACCCACCGGAAGTGACCCTTCCCCGGCATTGCGAAATCATTCTGGCAAGGCCCGGCGATTACGATGCGGAAGCAGACTTTCTGACAAGGCGCAGGATCGGCCTGATTGTCAGCCGCAATTCGGGCGGAACAGTCTCCTATGCCAAAATCGGGGCCGCGCGCGATCTGGCCCTGCCGGTGATGATGATCGCCCGCCCGCCGGTTGCGGCGAAAACCGTGGTTGCGACAGTGCCACAAGCCATCGCCTTTGCCCGCTCTGTTTTAAACTTTTGA